A window from Vanessa atalanta chromosome 16, ilVanAtal1.2, whole genome shotgun sequence encodes these proteins:
- the LOC125069849 gene encoding uncharacterized protein LOC125069849 isoform X2 produces MAFKYFLEILVLAICVEFGSSIRCYECNSANNSMCLNPTIYDTETVQKYLRATSCDHSAFLGPNPPAAKQMFCRKIIQTILQPI; encoded by the exons ATggcgtttaaatattttttggaaattctCGTTTTAGCTATTTGTGTTGAATTTG gctCGTCGATTCGGTGCTACGAGTGTAACAGCGCGAACAACTCCATGTGTTTGAACCCCACTATCTACGACACGGAGACCGTACAGAAGTATCTCCGCGCCACCAGCTGTGATCATAGCGCGTTCTTAGGACCAAATCCACCAGCAGCCAAACAGATGTTCTGCAGAAAAATAATTCAGACTA TTCTCCAGCCAATATAG
- the LOC125069849 gene encoding uncharacterized protein LOC125069849 isoform X1 codes for MAFKYFLEILVLAICVEFGSSIRCYECNSANNSMCLNPTIYDTETVQKYLRATSCDHSAFLGPNPPAAKQMFCRKIIQTILHKGHDAEVRVTRGCGWVRHHKDCYKADNEDHLETVCQCFTDDCNGAMTLKHSLVITFISLGLLLLKYY; via the exons ATggcgtttaaatattttttggaaattctCGTTTTAGCTATTTGTGTTGAATTTG gctCGTCGATTCGGTGCTACGAGTGTAACAGCGCGAACAACTCCATGTGTTTGAACCCCACTATCTACGACACGGAGACCGTACAGAAGTATCTCCGCGCCACCAGCTGTGATCATAGCGCGTTCTTAGGACCAAATCCACCAGCAGCCAAACAGATGTTCTGCAGAAAAATAATTCAGACTA TTCTCCACAAGGGTCACGATGCTGAGGTCCGAGTGACTCGTGGCTGCGGCTGGGTTAGACATCATAAGGACTGCTACAAAGCTGACAATGAAGATCATCTGGAAACAGTATGCCAGTGCTTCACCGATGATTGTAATGGGGCTATGACATTGAAACATAGTCTTGTAATTACGTTTATTAGCTTAGGGTtactattgttaaaatattactaa
- the LOC125069780 gene encoding uncharacterized protein LOC125069780 → MAFVTFCFLAVLCSLLQQGLAITCYQCNSHNDSRCLMDKLPDSLRLPCGPKDTMCRKISQVVEFEMNGMPPDSRVIRGCGWDETSYKGRCYQRSGFGGRQEVCSCLEDGCNSATVPVGATALMILTFALLRF, encoded by the exons ATGGCGTTCGTGACGttttgctttttggcggtattATGTAGTTTGCTCCAACAAG GTCTAGCCATCACCTGCTATCAATGTAACAGTCACAATGACTCCCGATGTCTGATGGACAAACTGCCCGACTCACTGCGACTGCCCTGCGGTCCAAAGGACACGATGTGCAGGAAAATCTCACAAGTCGTGGAGTTCGAGATGAACGGCATGCCGCCAGACAGCCGCGTCATCAGAGGCTGCGGATGGGATGAGACCAGCTACAAG GGTCGTTGCTACCAACGTTCAGGGTTTGGAGGCAGACAGGAGGTGTGTTCGTGTTTAGAAGACGGCTGTAACTCAGCCACGGTACCAGTCGGTGCCACCGCGCTCATGATCCTTACATTCGCTTTACTGAGATTCTAA
- the LOC125070130 gene encoding uncharacterized protein LOC125070130, with protein MKCYGLGLLTLFGLVQYGSTIMCYECNSASNSMCSDAVLPDSMKRNCSDHDRGVSHTLCRKMIQHVDYGINGHLPESRVIRGCGWDDTRYKGVCYHRSGYGGRQEVCSCFTDLCNGASDFSSHPHIVVSFILICVFKSLNKNIF; from the exons ATGAAGTGTTACGGCCTTGGACTTCTAACGCTTTTCGGACTCGTCCAGTATG ggtCTACAATCATGTGTTATGAATGCAACAGCGCATCGAATTCGATGTGTTCAGACGCCGTCTTACCAGACAGCATGAAGCGCAACTGTTCCGACCACGATCGGGGAGTGTCCCACACTCTATGCAGGAAGATGATACAGCATGTTGATTATGGAATAAACGGTCACTTGCCCGAAAGTAGAGTTATTAGAGGATGTGGATGGGATGATACCCGGTACAAG GGTGTTTGCTACCATCGGTCAGGTTATGGTGGTCGGCAGGAGGTGTGTTCCTGTTTTACAGATCTCTGTAATGGAGCGAGCGACTTCTCTTCTCATCCTCATATCGTCGTcagctttattttaatatgcgtCTTTAAATcgcttaacaaaaatatattttaa
- the LOC125069865 gene encoding uncharacterized protein LOC125069865, which produces MQDYGGSVSNKSREYRDCEGRECSQESSYSITQGTFFRKSYGCSNKELIDQTSYCRVVTGPENSTNQQHSRYTKSSAPSFSSPPNSPLVGLVFDPSSPNYSGAGIMTDRLNPDRRSQSSWSVSHQEPIGSGVKKKIVKSHDKRNAYSADPRYQEKYKEMSTETDSRKKDRNLTSESTSSLDFFAEGERMVSELCNIPDTSSRNESHKSQKVLNQDQDDRNRHVGSSEILLTALDKIVIHDQIPNQIVQLAIEACTDAENIAIAHHNRPCFKNIHSICAKTRSNVQKPDSAVANLHSQGIPWVIKNFIFSFVRILDGWKGVKELLSEKHDTFSRIENKYYSQNIRECFVQWQAVTKEMLTHIYKTFKCLDHGFTMEQKSFTHNYYATNSAAPRHQNQSKFQSIKQHITPRPINASPSYSVIQPPWLQPQTPTTPQNYNESSWSIRSSVPYKKYPVIPPQSSQNFYTLSDQSENETYQKTQYKCDPCCIRESKPRQSWTITNVPDCRVLEGMCHADQRELYSQLKHKMDAELGKSSGQPILSNASCDIIQRREIDLKAKMVPLSHVEKNLIPSMASSAEIRNCYAQKNNSCGDTKEEADFFAAWGQMVQKEPSDFLTHHTHNVQIPSNVVTVSNNISGPVQFIDPENDEFHEISKVYMKPGSYKVPIKPVETVPPFLQNTSQDTYENPVEDTSSLKAKVSFQQVTLAPQPKYNLESWPCLMSRRADDIVMEEQKFKSSTSQLSCLDMRAVEALDILSSMMSDKAWEAAKQSAPKLMDFIHEGSRSDTARLYNALGLRTNEELSQDLKDIKMNTSPNDPWTNSSQASKHISSEWSQTSQTQDVPQNKSHANDNSLNMEDNSNTSCIEQGKTTDYNEQDDTANKSEESRENTRRRNFDQTGNYVRDENQKKTSGKSKVAVSGTWYHPKKKKPLPGTVIKKFENILTSLSQINEATFIQRDMDIKIAPRFYEIVKYPMSLNDISTKLLNSSYTEFDQVVQDFRRIFNNVRLYLKSYPDSTMKKHVNKVSSEFEKILAHEFQNKCESRTKTHEHDARDQSNKKFDKDNLVKTEGKKEEAKTDSKLNEDDKH; this is translated from the exons ATGCAAGATTATGGTGGTTCAGTATCGAACAAGTCGAGAGAGTATCGTGATTGCGAAGGAAGAGAATGTAGCCAAGAAAGTTCTTATTCCATAACCCAAGGAACGTTCTTCCGGAAGAGttatg gttgTTCCAATAAAGAATTGATCGACCAGACTTCGTATTGCAGAGTTGTCACCGGACCGGAAAATTCTACTAATCAACAACACTCCAG atataCAAAGTCGTCCGCCCCTTCTTTTAGCTCTCCACCAAATTCTCCTTTAGTTGGCCTTGTATTTGATCCATCTTCTCCAAACTATAGTGGAGCCGGTATCATGACTGACCGTCTTAATCCTGACAGACGTTCACAAAGCTCATGGTCTGTTTCTCACCAAGAACCTATTGGAAGtggagtaaagaaaaaaatcgtaaaaagtCATGACAAACGTAATGCTTATAGCGCTGATCCACGCTATCAAGAGAAATATAAAGAGATGAGTACAGAAACCGATTCAAGAAAAAAGGATCGAAATTTAACATCAGAGTCCACATCGAGTCTCGACTTCTTTGCCGAAGGGGAAAGAATGGTATCAGAACTTTGTAATATACCGGATACAAGTTCTCGTAATGAGTCTCACAAGTCtcaaaaagtattaaatcaAGACCAAGATGACAGAAATAGACACGTCGGTTCGTCAGAAATATTACTGACGGCTCTTGACAAAATCGTCATCCATGACCAAATTCCTAATCAAATTGTTCAATTAGCTATCGAGGCGTGCACTGATGCAGAAAACATTGCAATTGCACACCATAATAGGCCTTGTTTCAAAAACATCCATTCTATTTGCGCTAAAACACGATCCAATGTTCAAAAACCTGATAGCGCAGTCGCCAATCTTCACTCGCAAGGTATACCGTGGGTTAtcaaaaatttcatattttcatttgtaaggATTTTAGACGGATGGAAAGGAGTTAAAGAATTATTGAGTGAAAAGCATGATACGTTTTctagaatagaaaataaatattatagtcaaaATATAAGAGAATGTTTTGTACAATGGCAAGCGGTTACAAAAGAAATGTTGACACACATCTATAAGACATTCAAATGTCTTGATCACGGGTTTACAATGGAACAGAAAAGTTTTACTCACAATTATTACGCTACAAACTCAGCTGCGCCTCgtcatcaaaatcaaagtaaatttcAGTCTATAAAACAACACATTACTCCAAGACCAATTAATGCTTCTCCATCCTACAGCGTGATACAACCACCATGGCTGCAACCACAAACACCAACGACTCCACAAAACTATAACGAGAGCTCATGGTCGATTAGATCAAGCGTGCCGTATAAAAAATACCCTGTAATACCACCACAGAGTTCTCAAAACTTCTACACACTGAGCGATCAAAGTGAAAACGAAACCTATCAAAAGACCCAATATAAATGTGATCCATGCTGCATTCGCGAATCAAAACCGAGGCAGTCTTGGACGATCACAAACGTACCAGATTGTCGAGTGTTAGAAGGTATGTGTCACGCAGACCAAAGAGAGCTATATTcgcaattaaaacataaaatggaCGCTGAACTTGGCAAGTCTTCTGGTCAACCGATATTGAGTAACGCCTCTTGTGATATAATACAACGCCGTGAAATAGATCTAAAGGCAAAAATGGTTCCTTTAAGTCACgttgaaaaaaatttaataccaaGTATGGCATCATCAGCTGAGATTAGAAATTGCTATGCGCAAAAAAATAACAGCTGTGGTGATACTAAAGAAGAGGCTGATTTTTTTGCGGCATGGGGTCAGATGGTCCAAAAAGAACCTAGTGATTTTTTGACTCATCATACTCACAACGTACAAATACCTTCAAACGTTGTGACGGTTTCGAATAATATTTCTGGCCCCGTGCAATTTATTGATCCTGAAAATGATGAGTTTCACGAAATATCAAAAGTGTATATGAAACCTGGTAGTTACAAGGTGCCAATAAAGCCAGTGGAGACTGTACCTCCATTTTTGCAAAATACTTCTCAAGATACCTATGAGAATCCTGTTGAGGACACTTCGTCTTTGAAAGCAAAAGTATCATTTCAACAAGTTACACTAGCACCGCAACCAAAATACAATTTAGAGTCGTGGCCATGTTTGATGTCAAGACGAGCTGATGACATAGTAATGGaagaacaaaaatttaaatcttccACCTCTCAACTCTCTTGTTTGGATATGCGAGCCGTTGAGGCTCTTGATATATTGAGTTCAATGATGTCTGATAAAGCTTGGGAAGCTGCTAAGCAATCTGCACCAAAATTAATGGATTTTATACATGAAGGATCAAGGTCAGATACAGCACGACTTTACAACGCATTAGGATTACGTACGAACGAAGAATTATCTCAAGATTTAAAGGACATAAAAATGAACACAAGCCCAAATGATCCTTGGACAAACTCCAGCCAGGCATCGAAACATATATCTTCAGAATGGAGTCAGACATCACAAACTCAAGATGTACCTCAAAATAAAAGTCACGCTAATGATAATAGCCTTAACATGGAAGACAATTCGAACACCTCATGCATCGAACAGGGTAAGACTACAGATTATAACGAACAAGACGATACTGCCAATAAATCTGAAGAGTCTAGAGAAAATACCCGTCGACGTAATTTTGATCAGACTGGCAATTACGTAAGAgatgaaaatcaaaaaaaaactaGTGGAAAATCAAAAGTTGCTGTTTCTGGCACTTGGTACCAtcctaaaaaaaagaaaccacTACCGGGTaccgttataaaaaaatttgagaatattttaacTAGCTTATCACAAATAAATGAAGCTACATTCATTCAACGAGATAtggatattaaaatt GCTCCaagattttatgaaattgtCAAATATCCAATGTCTCTTAATGATATATCTACTAAATTGTTAAATTCATCATACACTGAATTTGATCAAGTAGTCCAAGATTTTCGGCGTATTTTTAACAACGTCAGATTATATCTtaag AGTTATCCAGATTCAACAATGAAAAAACACGTAAACAAAGTATCGtctgaatttgaaaaaatattagcccatgaatttcaaaataaatgtgaatCGAGAACAAAAACACACGAACACGATGCCAGAGATCAAAGCAACAAGAAGTTTGATAAAGATAATCTAGTAAAGACTGAAGGTAAGAAAGAAGAGGCTAAGACTGATTCTAAGTTGAACGAAGATGAcaaacattaa